A region from the Drosophila ananassae strain 14024-0371.13 chromosome 2L, ASM1763931v2, whole genome shotgun sequence genome encodes:
- the LOC26515027 gene encoding phenoloxidase-activating factor 2: MMTVLKNICLTVSIFATIFFVPTQGKAQLQSNAEKNIQEIYNTNPSPLDTIQNNQGKKNGGIDLIVNPEPSDSLIPTTNFNSISGKAATCNCVPYYMCDPSTNSITEDGTFDGYGVIDIRFNADDPICPSSVDVCCASNQTRSETLNPTPLVQRPNQPKGCGIRNIGLDFTLIGASQNEAGFGEFPWTVALLHSANFSYFCAGSIIHPQVILTAVHCVQPHNPGTFIVRAGEWDSQTTRERLPYQERTVKNIIKHPQYKSRNIANDFALVILNQPFTLDDHINVVCLPQQGAIPATSITCYSTGWGKDVFGSQGKYSVIMKRVPLPVVDFNSCQERLRKTRLGPNFALDRSFMCAGGQRGIDTCQGDGGAPLVCPIGIPSENRYTQSGIVAWGIGCNDEVPAAYANVAIVRDWIDQQMLANGFDTTVYIA, encoded by the coding sequence aTGATGACTGTcctcaaaaatatttgtttgacAGTATCGATATTTGcgacaattttttttgtacctACACAAGGAAAAGCACAACTACAATCGAATGCtgagaaaaatattcaagaaaTATATAACACCAATCCTAGTCCTTTGGATACCATTCAAAATAATCAGGGGAAAAAAAACGGAGGAATCGACTTAATTGTTAACCCCGAGCCTTCAGATTCTTTGATTCCAACGACAAACTTTAATTCTATTAGTGGTAAAGCGGCAACATGTAATTGTGTTCCTTACTATATGTGCGATCCGTCAACAAATAGTATAACAGAGGACGGTACATTTGATGGGTACGGTGTAATTGATATTCGATTTAACGCTGATGACCCTATTTGTCCATCTTCTGTGGATGTTTGCTGCGCTAGTAATCAAACCCGCTCTGAGACCTTAAatccgacccctttggttcAAAGACCAAACCAACCAAAAGGTTGTGGCATTCGTAACATTGGATTGGATTTTACTTTAATTGGAGCTTCGCAAAATGAGGCTGGCTTTGGCGAGTTTCCATGGACGGTAGCTCTTTTGCATTCTGCCAATTTTAGCTATTTTTGTGCTGGCTCAATAATTCATCCACAAGTGATTTTAACCGCTGTGCATTGTGTTCAACCTCATAATCCAGGAACTTTTATAGTTCGAGCAGGAGAATGGGACTCTCAAACCACAAGGGAACGTTTACCATATCAGGAACGTActgtgaaaaatattattaagcaTCCGCAATACAAAAGTAGAAACATTGCAAATGATTTTGCACTTGTTATTCTTAACCAGCCTTTTACATTAGATGATCATATTAATGTGGTGTGCTTACCACAGCAAGGAGCCATCCCGGCCACTTCTATTACATGTTATTCCACTGGATGGGGAAAGGATGTTTTCGGTTCTCAAGGGAAATATAGCGTTATCATGAAAAGGGTTCCATTGCCTGTGGTTGACTTTAATTCTTGTCAGGAAAGGCTTCGAAAGACTCGACTTGGTCCGAATTTTGCTTTAGATAGGTCATTTATGTGCGCGGGAGGACAACGAGGGATTGATACCTGTCAAGGGGATGGTGGAGCTCCACTCGTGTGCCCCATTGGAATACCATCTGAAAATCGATACACGCAGAGCGGAATTGTTGCATGGGGAATTGGTTGCAATGATGAGGTACCAGCTGCGTATGCTAACGTAGCTATAGTGCGGGATTGGATTGACCAGCAAATGCTAGCAAACGGATTTGATACAACGGTTTATATAGCTTAA
- the LOC123257008 gene encoding uncharacterized protein LOC123257008: MSDLPSIRITQSLPFVNSGCDYAGPITLKDRKGRNAKKSKGYICLFVCLVTSALHLELATDLSTETFLAALRRFMSLRGKCAQIYSDNGRNFVGARRALDEMQQLLASSQHKDRVSQTLADEGIKWVFIPPYAPHWGGKWESSVRSVKLHLRRVIGNTILTFEQMHTLLAQISAVVNSRPLYYTPDTDVTYLSPAHLLIGRSFTTIPEGDMSHIQENRLDYQAPVIPNYATASPQVGNHPTQCGIGNSCSHPGFEYSASSLATCKGHLNSHRNRW, encoded by the coding sequence ATGTCCGACTTGCCAAGTATCAGAATCACACAATCACTTCCCTTTGTCAATTCTGGATGTGATTACGCTGGACCAATTACTCTCAAGGATCGAAAGGGTCGCAACGCTAAGAAGTCAAAGGGATACATATGCCTCTTCGTGTGCCTCGTCACCTCGGCACTACACCTGGAACTAGCCACTGATCTCAGCACGGAGACATTTCTAGCCGCTCTGAGAAGATTCATGTCGCTCCGAGGAAAATGTGCACAAATCTACAGTGATAATGGCAGGAACTTTGTCGGAGCAAGGCGAGCATTGGACGAGATGCAACAACTTCTGGCATCTTCACAGCATAAGGATCGAGTCTCGCAGACATTGGCAGATGAAGGCATTAAATGGGTCTTCATTCCACCGTACGCACCTCACTGGGGAGGAAAGTGGGAGTCTTCCGTAAGATCAGTCAAGCTTCACCTGCGCCGCGTCATTGGCAACACTATCCTAACGTTTGAACAGATGCACACCCTATTAGCACAAATAAGTGCAGTGGTAAACTCAAGACCACTGTACTATACACCGGACACCGACGTCACATATCTGTCTCCAGCACACCTGTTGATAGGCAGATCATTCACAACAATTCCCGAAGGCGACATGAGCCACATACAGGAAAATCGACTGGACTACCAGGCACCAGTAATACCTAACTACGCTACAGCATCGCCCCAAGTGGGGAACCACCCAACCCAATGTGGAATTGGGAACAGTTGTTCTCATCCAGGATTCGAATACTCCGCCAGCAGCCTGGCCACTTGCAAGGGTCATCTCAACTCACACAGGAACAGATGGTAG